Proteins found in one Gigantopelta aegis isolate Gae_Host chromosome 12, Gae_host_genome, whole genome shotgun sequence genomic segment:
- the LOC121385780 gene encoding uncharacterized protein LOC121385780, which translates to MPVFTLFVVACYVLFVNSYGIQSINSQCQARTKDVTQDKEVGLTEIAGIQMPQNYVISLIAKLTEPKTNLQETSVLVKSRAINRLDSELASVSEMLTSALEQAGNDLYDLDTPRNTLEVMVLKVRNMKLEKCDEDPDVFERKVTSLSNDIVSVKGTITEIVSKLHMTKKCQATDTADDEQHERPS; encoded by the exons ATGCCTGTATTTACCCTGTTTGTTGTTgcttgttatgttttgtttgtaaacaGCTATGGAATTCAATCAATCA ACTCACAATGCCAAGCGAGGACTAAAGACGTAACTCAGGACAAGGAAGTAGGTTTAACAGAAATAGCTGGGATTCAGATGCCACAAAACTACGTAATCAGTCTGATAGCAAAGTTAACCGAACCGAAGACCAATCTACAGGAAACCAGCGTTCTAGTCAAATCCCGAGCTATAAATCGTTTGGATAGCGAATTGGCTTCCGTCAGTGAGATGCTAACTAGTGCCTTGGAACAGGCCGGAAACGATCTATATGATTTGGATACTCCAAGAAATACTCTAGAAGTTATGGTGCTCAAAGTACGGAACATGAAATTGGAAAAAT GTGATGAAGATCCAGACGTCTTTGAAAGGAAGGTTACCAGCTTGTCAAACGATATCGTCAGCGTTAAAGGTACAATTACTGAAATCGTCTCGAAACTTCATATGACGAAGAAATGCCAAGCCACGGATACAGCGGATGATGAGCAACATGAGAGGCCGTCTTGA